In Leptospiraceae bacterium, one DNA window encodes the following:
- a CDS encoding glycosyltransferase family 4 protein: MKICLIVDDYLPNSIKVAAKMMHELAVEFVNLGHDVMVVTPDSRIKNKYEESILDGVKVYSFRSGEIKNVSKLKRAINESLLSYRAWSSLKEVFQKKPQDYIVYYSPSIFWGSLVWKIKNLWNVKTYLVLRDIFPQWALDNGLLKKHSIITKYFLFFEKKCYDSANTIGVMSKKNLDWFKDYYKGNAKVELLFNWAENSPVVLKSKPYRKKLGLEKKLVFFYGGNIGHAQDMSQVINLAKSMLNFPKVHFVLVGAGDEVGLVKYSIQEFNLKNMTLLSPVPQGEFKKLMAEFDVGLFCLHRNHTTHNFPGKILGYMVQGMPILGSVNLGNDLKEIIEEANAGYVSISGDEDLLLSNAKQFLKSGVIKITGKNSKKLLEKKFSVSSAAKSILNRL; this comes from the coding sequence ATGAAAATCTGCCTAATCGTTGACGACTATCTACCCAATAGTATAAAAGTCGCGGCAAAGATGATGCACGAACTTGCGGTTGAGTTTGTTAATTTAGGGCACGATGTGATGGTAGTCACACCAGACTCTCGTATTAAAAATAAATACGAAGAAAGTATTTTAGATGGAGTCAAAGTTTACAGTTTTCGATCTGGTGAAATAAAAAATGTATCTAAGTTAAAAAGAGCAATTAATGAATCTTTACTTTCTTACAGGGCTTGGAGTTCTTTAAAAGAAGTATTTCAAAAAAAACCACAGGACTATATAGTGTATTATTCTCCTTCTATATTTTGGGGAAGCTTAGTCTGGAAAATAAAAAATCTATGGAATGTGAAGACCTATCTTGTACTAAGAGATATTTTTCCTCAGTGGGCTTTGGACAACGGATTATTAAAAAAACATTCTATTATTACGAAATACTTTTTATTTTTTGAAAAGAAGTGTTATGACTCTGCAAACACAATTGGAGTCATGTCTAAAAAAAACCTTGATTGGTTTAAGGATTACTATAAAGGAAATGCAAAAGTAGAGCTATTATTCAACTGGGCAGAGAACTCTCCGGTTGTATTAAAATCCAAACCCTATAGAAAAAAATTAGGCTTAGAAAAAAAACTCGTTTTTTTTTATGGGGGAAACATTGGACACGCTCAAGATATGAGCCAAGTTATCAATTTGGCAAAATCTATGCTAAATTTTCCTAAGGTTCATTTTGTATTGGTTGGTGCAGGTGATGAGGTGGGCTTGGTCAAATATTCTATCCAAGAATTTAATTTAAAAAACATGACTTTACTTTCGCCTGTCCCGCAGGGTGAGTTTAAAAAACTAATGGCTGAATTTGATGTTGGACTATTTTGCCTTCATAGAAATCATACTACACACAATTTTCCGGGTAAGATTTTGGGGTACATGGTACAAGGTATGCCTATTCTTGGAAGCGTAAACCTTGGCAATGACCTAAAAGAGATTATTGAAGAAGCAAACGCAGGGTATGTATCTATTTCAGGGGATGAAGATCTACTTTTATCTAATGCAAAGCAATTCTTGAAATCAGGTGTAATAAAAATTACGGGTAAAAATTCTAAAAAACTATTAGAAAAAAAATTTTCGGTATCCTCAGCTGCCAAGTCTATATTAAATAGATTATAA
- a CDS encoding polysaccharide biosynthesis protein, with protein sequence MFNKKNLLITGGTGSFGKAVLNRFLASDIAEIRIFSRDEKKQDDLRKKYNNQKLKFFIGDVRDMDSIRGALRGVDYVFHAAALKQVPSCEFHPMEAVKTNVLGTENVIEAGIQCGVSRIICLSTDKAVYPINAMGISKAMMEKVMVAKSRSLENSGMVVCGTRYGNVMASRGSVIPLFIEQLQNNKSFTITDPSMTRFMMTLEDAVELVLYAFQNGQNGDIFVQKAPAATIETLARAILELFQKQNHPIDIIGTRHGEKLYETLLSREEMANAEDQGSYYRIPPDLRDLNYGKFVETGEKKISNSEDYNSHNTTRLDIEGMKNLLLKLEFIRNLLDGKPAEFID encoded by the coding sequence ATGTTTAATAAAAAAAATCTATTAATCACAGGTGGAACGGGTTCATTTGGAAAGGCAGTATTGAATCGGTTTTTAGCTAGCGATATTGCTGAAATCAGAATTTTTAGCAGGGACGAAAAGAAGCAGGATGATCTTAGGAAAAAATACAATAATCAAAAATTAAAATTTTTTATCGGCGATGTCAGGGACATGGATTCAATTCGGGGTGCTCTTAGGGGAGTGGATTATGTTTTTCATGCCGCGGCTCTTAAGCAAGTTCCATCTTGTGAGTTTCATCCAATGGAAGCAGTGAAAACGAATGTATTGGGAACCGAGAATGTAATTGAAGCCGGAATTCAATGTGGAGTCAGTAGGATTATCTGTTTGAGTACAGACAAGGCAGTCTATCCAATCAACGCTATGGGAATTTCCAAGGCGATGATGGAGAAGGTGATGGTAGCTAAGTCTCGAAGTTTAGAAAATTCCGGGATGGTAGTATGTGGCACTCGTTATGGAAACGTGATGGCATCTCGTGGTTCTGTGATTCCTTTATTTATAGAGCAGTTGCAGAATAATAAATCTTTTACAATTACTGATCCTTCAATGACTAGATTTATGATGACTCTGGAGGATGCGGTCGAACTTGTTTTATACGCATTTCAGAATGGACAAAACGGGGATATATTTGTACAAAAAGCACCTGCAGCAACTATTGAAACTTTAGCAAGAGCTATTTTGGAGCTTTTTCAAAAGCAAAATCACCCAATAGATATAATTGGTACAAGGCACGGTGAAAAATTATATGAAACCCTTCTAAGTAGGGAAGAAATGGCAAATGCAGAAGATCAGGGAAGTTATTACAGAATTCCTCCAGATTTAAGAGATTTGAATTATGGAAAATTCGTAGAAACAGGTGAGAAAAAAATTTCTAATTCGGAGGATTATAATTCTCACAACACCACAAGGCTTGATATTGAAGGAATGAAAAATTTACTTTTGAAATTAGAGTTTATTCGTAATCTTTTAGATGGAAAGCCAGCAGAATTTATAGATTAA
- a CDS encoding glycosyltransferase family 4 protein: MILGIDASNIRGGGGVTHIVELLKSANPFQYGFDKVLVWGGSGTLEKIEDRPWLTKCDEPLLNKSLPFRVYWQRFILSRRARAFHCDILFIPGSSYSGSFRPYVTLSQNLLPFEWKEMRRYGFSWQMIRLIILRILQSSTFKNADGMIFLTQYARDSVLKVIGKTNGISTIIPHGINFDFRWPVKVQKKISTYTKKKPFRILYVSTVDVYKHQDNVCEAVWALVKKGYSLRLDLVGPSFHSLSLKKLKAILELTVEDSFLYYHGSIPHGELKSWYKQADLFVFASSCENMPIILMESMVAGLPIALSNRGPMPEVLQEDGEYFDPENSFSIEKAIQKLIESPALRKKMANGSSARTKLYSWKKSSNDNFQFFQKIAQIQMEKKKNV, encoded by the coding sequence ATGATTCTTGGAATTGATGCTTCAAACATTCGTGGCGGTGGAGGAGTAACTCATATTGTTGAGTTATTGAAATCAGCAAATCCTTTTCAATACGGATTTGATAAAGTGTTGGTATGGGGTGGATCCGGAACCCTGGAAAAAATTGAGGATAGGCCTTGGTTGACGAAATGTGATGAGCCTTTGTTGAATAAATCTTTGCCGTTCCGGGTTTACTGGCAGAGATTTATTCTTTCCCGGCGTGCAAGGGCTTTTCATTGCGATATTTTATTTATACCCGGTAGTTCTTATTCTGGGAGTTTTCGACCCTACGTGACTTTGAGTCAAAACCTGCTTCCATTTGAATGGAAAGAAATGAGGCGTTATGGTTTTTCCTGGCAGATGATTCGGCTAATCATACTGCGTATATTGCAGTCTTCAACATTCAAAAATGCGGATGGAATGATTTTTCTCACACAGTATGCCAGAGATTCTGTATTAAAAGTAATCGGGAAAACAAATGGGATTTCCACCATCATTCCTCATGGGATAAATTTTGATTTTCGATGGCCGGTAAAAGTCCAAAAGAAAATTTCAACATATACAAAAAAAAAACCATTTCGAATACTTTATGTATCTACTGTGGATGTTTATAAACATCAGGATAATGTCTGTGAGGCAGTTTGGGCGTTAGTAAAAAAAGGGTATTCTCTCAGGCTGGATTTGGTAGGTCCATCTTTTCATTCTCTGTCATTGAAAAAATTGAAAGCAATATTGGAACTGACTGTGGAAGATTCTTTTCTGTATTATCATGGATCTATTCCTCATGGTGAACTAAAAAGTTGGTACAAACAGGCAGATCTTTTTGTTTTTGCTTCCAGTTGTGAGAATATGCCGATCATTTTAATGGAGTCTATGGTTGCTGGTCTTCCAATTGCATTGTCGAACAGGGGACCTATGCCAGAAGTTCTACAGGAAGATGGAGAATATTTTGATCCTGAAAATTCTTTTAGTATAGAGAAGGCAATTCAGAAATTAATAGAATCTCCTGCACTTCGAAAAAAAATGGCTAATGGGTCTTCTGCAAGGACAAAACTGTATAGCTGGAAAAAAAGTTCTAATGATAATTTTCAATTCTTTCAAAAAATAGCGCAAATACAAATGGAAAAAAAGAAAAATGTTTAA
- a CDS encoding SDR family oxidoreductase, with the protein MEKKRILITGGTGLLGKALIATAPVDAIIAVTYMNDMISNLPASIESKKINLEYADDLVRFVKEFKPDVLFHTAGIGSVDDAEKNQTHAKKINYDILAPLVECLNEIHSTLVFISSNAVYDGESPPYNEESEQRAVNYYGQLKILSEKYVRENSSQYIIIRPILIYGWPQEGRRDNPFSWIIKKLSNNEPMKLVNDTVTMPLLDRDCANVCWKSLSFPGQSFNVAGSEKTTFYDFGKVIAEEFGFNSDLLSPVGSDAFPTIAKRPRDTSYDISKIRTLLEFHPVGIREGARYLKETRSS; encoded by the coding sequence TTGGAAAAAAAAAGAATCTTAATCACCGGTGGAACCGGGTTACTGGGGAAAGCTTTGATTGCTACAGCTCCGGTGGATGCAATAATTGCAGTTACTTATATGAACGATATGATATCCAATTTGCCGGCTTCGATTGAATCAAAAAAAATCAATCTAGAGTATGCTGATGATCTGGTTCGTTTTGTGAAAGAATTTAAGCCTGATGTTCTTTTTCATACTGCAGGAATCGGGAGTGTGGACGATGCTGAAAAAAATCAGACTCATGCAAAAAAAATTAATTACGATATTCTAGCTCCTTTAGTGGAATGTTTAAATGAAATTCATTCCACTTTAGTATTTATTTCTTCTAATGCGGTATATGACGGCGAATCGCCACCTTATAATGAAGAATCAGAGCAGAGGGCAGTAAATTATTACGGTCAGTTAAAAATTCTATCAGAAAAGTATGTTCGGGAAAATTCCAGTCAATATATTATTATTCGCCCAATTTTGATCTATGGGTGGCCACAGGAAGGAAGAAGGGACAATCCTTTTAGCTGGATCATAAAAAAGCTTTCAAATAATGAACCCATGAAATTGGTAAACGATACAGTTACCATGCCTTTGTTGGATAGAGATTGCGCGAATGTATGCTGGAAGTCTCTTTCTTTTCCCGGTCAGAGTTTTAATGTAGCAGGTTCAGAAAAGACCACTTTTTATGATTTTGGAAAAGTAATTGCTGAGGAATTTGGATTCAACTCGGATTTGTTATCCCCTGTTGGTAGCGATGCATTTCCAACGATTGCAAAAAGACCCAGAGATACATCATACGATATTTCAAAAATTCGAACTTTGCTAGAGTTCCATCCTGTGGGAATTCGGGAAGGAGCAAGGTATTTAAAGGAAACCAGATCCTCTTGA
- a CDS encoding glycosyltransferase produces the protein MKILVIGEKNWHGRWVEGTYEAFQKVADADIFFYKEESRNVFFRGCNFLRRKIRVFDALYSRIFNIRRKIIQLVKRNNYDMVFILKGGDIQEEILADIKKHVPLLANWWVDDPFNKDANQNLYKYYDFFFIFDSYYIPKIQKLGVRHVHWLPCAFNPASYFPGEVNPKYVTDLAFVASYFPPREELFIHLKNEKLDISIWGPGWEKSPLEKFFQMYPNSLKGINLPNSEAASLYRSAKICLNLNHNHSKIDGINQRMLEIIACGGFQICDFRDGFSSIFEDKKEIVYFRKPEEIPGLIDFYLKNEDLRKSIVQKGLKKVNEEHSFDARVKEVLRIVSG, from the coding sequence TTGAAAATTCTGGTTATTGGAGAAAAAAATTGGCATGGCCGTTGGGTTGAAGGGACTTATGAAGCTTTTCAAAAGGTCGCCGATGCAGATATTTTCTTTTACAAAGAAGAATCGCGGAATGTTTTTTTCAGGGGGTGCAATTTCCTTAGAAGGAAAATTCGGGTATTCGATGCTTTATATTCTCGTATTTTTAATATCAGAAGAAAAATTATTCAATTAGTAAAAAGAAATAATTATGATATGGTTTTTATTTTAAAAGGAGGAGATATCCAGGAAGAAATTCTTGCCGATATAAAAAAACATGTTCCTTTGCTTGCAAACTGGTGGGTAGATGATCCTTTTAACAAAGATGCAAATCAAAATCTTTACAAATATTACGATTTCTTTTTTATTTTTGATAGCTATTATATCCCTAAAATTCAAAAACTTGGGGTTCGACATGTTCACTGGTTGCCTTGCGCATTCAATCCCGCAAGTTATTTTCCGGGAGAAGTAAATCCAAAATATGTTACAGACCTTGCTTTTGTGGCATCGTATTTTCCTCCAAGGGAGGAATTGTTTATTCACCTGAAAAACGAAAAACTCGATATTTCCATCTGGGGTCCAGGTTGGGAGAAATCGCCTCTAGAAAAGTTTTTTCAAATGTATCCAAATTCATTAAAAGGAATCAATCTTCCAAATTCTGAAGCGGCAAGTCTTTACAGATCTGCAAAAATTTGTTTGAATCTGAACCACAATCATAGCAAGATTGACGGCATCAATCAGAGAATGCTGGAAATTATTGCATGTGGGGGCTTTCAAATTTGTGATTTCCGTGATGGCTTTTCATCGATTTTTGAAGACAAAAAAGAAATTGTTTATTTCAGGAAACCGGAAGAAATTCCTGGTCTAATTGATTTCTATCTGAAAAATGAGGACTTGAGAAAGTCCATCGTCCAAAAGGGATTGAAAAAGGTCAATGAGGAGCATAGTTTCGATGCAAGAGTAAAAGAAGTTCTACGGATAGTTAGCGGCTAA
- the wecB gene encoding UDP-N-acetylglucosamine 2-epimerase (non-hydrolyzing), with product MKKLKVATVVGTRPEIIRLSRVLAKLDEYCEHILIHTGQNYDYELNQIFFDELCIRKPDYFLNSAGNTGAETIGKVIISVDSVLAEVSPDALLVLGDTNSCLSVIPAKRRKIPVFHMEAGNRCFDERVPEEINRKIVDHTADINLTYSSIAREYLLREGLSPDKVIKTGSPMFEVLNYYKVKIESSTILNKFDLKEKEYFVVSAHREENIDSEKNFKNLILILNTIAEKYGYPVIVSTHPRTSKKIQSTGVKLHEKIQTLKPLGFFDYNYLQIHSKVAISDSGTINEESSILNFPALNIREAHERPEGMEEASVMMVGLNLERVLQAIPILENQPRGEHRSLRLVSDYSMPNVSEKVVRIIQSYTDYINRTVWKKY from the coding sequence ATGAAAAAATTAAAGGTAGCCACAGTTGTAGGTACAAGACCAGAGATTATTCGTTTGTCTCGAGTACTTGCAAAGTTAGACGAGTATTGTGAACATATACTGATTCATACGGGTCAGAATTATGATTATGAATTGAATCAGATATTTTTTGATGAGCTTTGTATTCGTAAACCAGATTATTTTTTAAACTCTGCCGGAAACACAGGTGCTGAAACTATTGGAAAGGTAATCATTTCTGTAGATTCTGTTTTAGCTGAGGTGTCGCCTGACGCACTTTTAGTTCTTGGGGATACAAATAGTTGTCTTTCTGTAATTCCTGCCAAAAGAAGAAAGATTCCAGTATTTCACATGGAAGCAGGAAACAGGTGCTTTGATGAAAGAGTTCCAGAAGAAATCAATAGAAAAATCGTAGATCACACTGCAGATATAAATTTGACGTATAGTTCCATTGCAAGAGAATATTTATTGAGGGAAGGGCTTTCACCTGATAAGGTGATAAAAACAGGTAGTCCGATGTTTGAGGTATTGAATTACTACAAAGTAAAAATAGAATCATCAACGATTTTAAACAAATTTGATTTAAAGGAAAAAGAATATTTTGTAGTAAGCGCCCACAGAGAAGAAAATATAGATTCAGAAAAAAATTTTAAGAATTTAATACTGATTTTAAACACAATTGCAGAAAAATATGGTTACCCGGTTATTGTTTCTACTCATCCAAGAACAAGTAAAAAAATTCAATCTACAGGTGTCAAACTACACGAGAAAATTCAAACTTTAAAACCTCTTGGGTTTTTTGATTACAATTATCTTCAAATTCATTCAAAAGTCGCAATTTCTGATAGCGGTACAATTAATGAAGAGTCATCTATTTTAAATTTTCCTGCTTTGAATATACGTGAAGCCCATGAAAGGCCGGAAGGCATGGAAGAGGCAAGTGTTATGATGGTAGGATTAAATCTGGAAAGAGTATTGCAAGCCATACCAATTTTAGAAAACCAACCCCGTGGAGAACATAGAAGTCTAAGATTAGTTTCTGATTACAGTATGCCTAACGTTTCAGAAAAGGTTGTCCGAATCATTCAAAGTTACACAGACTATATCAATAGAACAGTTTGGAAAAAATACTAA
- a CDS encoding MBL fold metallo-hydrolase: MKIFFLRQSFYIFSVVLIVSLSYIGRKPVYGKLKFVLLDTFSHYENISDSLDSKFFRLNLQNTISSDPVTLYSLYSAFGINLFNPDYRFRNYLSYNNYKLDLNTLIQDSHKSNSDCIINLKGFPDTWVPHLTLHWDYNISNTSRLYSYNGYSGKKLAIPIENKFKEKCIVLKDKELAWENGENFRYRSPNLNHTPQQEDIHILQFRKNYLKGAYNILIDVGFLTQTKEKLLDYLAANEIYRIHEIFITHPHKDHYTGLYDLVEFGIPIGKVWMNSPSKKNCDKEIPWGCDFKDLEKLKNLLKQKKIQYEEIYHSNPNEPLTMYKDEYNMLSILYASESTHPELGEMDINDLSLIMKLETNGIRYLFTGDLNKNLSNFLKGNSAFQADILKVPHHGTESVASNEFFDTVSPKIGIVPSPQHLWCSERSSRIRNYFKSKRTKMYVSGFHGDILIRHFINKDFQISTELNPRLVCN, translated from the coding sequence ATGAAAATTTTTTTTCTTAGACAAAGTTTTTATATTTTCTCTGTAGTATTAATTGTTTCACTTTCTTATATAGGAAGGAAGCCCGTTTATGGGAAATTAAAATTTGTTTTATTAGATACATTTTCTCATTATGAAAATATTTCAGACTCACTCGATTCCAAATTTTTCAGGTTAAACTTACAGAACACAATTTCTTCCGATCCGGTAACTTTATATTCTTTGTATTCGGCTTTTGGAATAAATCTATTTAATCCAGACTATAGATTTAGGAACTATCTTTCGTACAATAATTATAAACTCGATTTAAACACCTTGATTCAAGATAGCCACAAATCCAATTCTGATTGTATCATCAATTTGAAAGGATTCCCTGATACTTGGGTTCCGCACTTGACTCTTCACTGGGACTATAATATTAGCAATACTTCGAGGCTTTACAGTTATAACGGCTATAGCGGAAAAAAATTAGCCATTCCAATCGAAAATAAATTTAAAGAAAAGTGCATAGTGCTAAAAGACAAGGAGCTGGCTTGGGAGAATGGTGAAAATTTCAGGTATAGAAGTCCCAATCTAAACCATACCCCACAACAGGAAGATATTCATATTTTGCAATTTAGAAAGAACTATCTTAAAGGCGCTTACAATATACTAATCGACGTAGGCTTTCTAACTCAAACCAAAGAAAAGTTATTAGATTACTTAGCCGCAAATGAAATCTATAGAATTCATGAAATCTTTATCACCCACCCGCACAAAGACCATTATACCGGCTTGTACGATCTTGTTGAATTTGGAATACCAATCGGAAAAGTGTGGATGAACTCACCTTCAAAAAAAAATTGTGACAAAGAAATCCCTTGGGGTTGTGATTTCAAAGACTTAGAAAAATTAAAAAACTTATTGAAACAAAAAAAAATTCAATACGAAGAAATTTATCATTCCAACCCAAACGAGCCACTGACAATGTACAAGGATGAGTATAACATGCTTTCTATTCTATATGCGAGTGAGTCCACTCATCCGGAACTTGGAGAAATGGATATAAATGATCTTTCTCTGATTATGAAATTAGAAACAAACGGAATTCGTTATTTATTTACAGGAGATTTGAATAAAAATTTAAGTAATTTTTTAAAAGGAAACTCTGCGTTTCAGGCAGATATTTTAAAAGTTCCTCACCACGGTACTGAGTCTGTAGCAAGTAATGAATTTTTTGATACTGTAAGTCCAAAGATAGGGATTGTTCCATCACCACAACATTTATGGTGTAGCGAAAGAAGTTCTAGAATACGAAATTATTTTAAAAGTAAAAGAACTAAGATGTATGTATCAGGTTTTCATGGAGATATTTTGATTCGCCATTTTATAAATAAGGATTTCCAAATTTCTACCGAATTGAATCCAAGATTGGTTTGTAACTAA
- a CDS encoding putative DNA binding domain-containing protein, with protein MYNQEIAETILKGEDSFNQFKEVILDSKKLAEEMVAFSNAEGGNIFIGVADNGEVKGLSDSQIHSFNQLISNTANENVKPPIYPITQVVEFESKRIIIITIRKGINKPYQTGTGLFYTKSGSDKKKISQEELRRLFAESKNLYADEEILLKTDISDLNLQLFYQFLEKKDSQVFTELKSGRLTIETILKNLDLIDDGHLTLAGNLLFGLQPQKFSKSFYIDCVYFDGNDVSVNRFITKERIEGSFSDLFKQSIHFLKSTLKRFQDSENFNTIGRLEIPEETLSELIINAMVHRDYYINSSVKIFLFLDRLEIRSPGKLPNSLTIEKMKSGISIHRNPILNSLSQYILPYSGLGSGIKRALSYFPHIEFINDVSKEEFTCILKRK; from the coding sequence ATGTATAACCAAGAAATTGCAGAAACTATTTTAAAAGGAGAAGATAGCTTCAATCAATTCAAAGAGGTTATTCTTGATTCTAAAAAACTAGCAGAGGAAATGGTTGCTTTTTCTAATGCGGAAGGGGGAAATATATTTATTGGAGTTGCAGATAATGGTGAGGTTAAAGGATTGAGTGATAGCCAAATTCATAGTTTCAATCAATTAATCTCGAATACAGCAAATGAAAATGTCAAACCTCCGATTTATCCAATTACTCAGGTAGTTGAATTTGAAAGTAAAAGGATTATAATTATTACTATAAGAAAAGGAATAAATAAACCCTACCAAACTGGTACTGGTTTATTTTATACAAAATCAGGTAGCGATAAAAAAAAAATATCTCAAGAAGAATTAAGAAGATTATTTGCAGAGTCTAAGAATCTGTATGCAGACGAAGAAATATTATTGAAAACCGATATTTCTGACTTGAATCTTCAACTCTTTTATCAATTCTTGGAAAAGAAAGATAGTCAAGTTTTTACTGAATTAAAATCTGGAAGACTAACAATTGAAACTATATTAAAAAATTTAGACTTGATTGATGATGGTCATTTGACTCTTGCGGGTAATCTACTTTTTGGTTTACAACCTCAAAAATTTTCAAAATCCTTTTATATAGATTGTGTATATTTTGATGGAAATGATGTTAGTGTAAATAGGTTTATCACCAAAGAGCGCATTGAAGGATCATTTTCTGATTTATTTAAACAATCAATACATTTTTTAAAAAGTACTCTAAAGAGATTTCAGGATTCTGAAAATTTTAATACTATAGGCAGATTAGAAATCCCCGAAGAAACACTTTCTGAATTGATTATCAATGCAATGGTTCATCGAGATTATTATATCAACTCTTCGGTAAAGATATTTTTATTTTTGGATCGCTTAGAGATTCGTTCTCCGGGAAAACTCCCAAATTCTCTAACAATTGAAAAAATGAAAAGTGGAATTTCGATTCATCGCAATCCAATACTCAATTCCCTATCACAGTATATTTTACCATATAGTGGTCTCGGTAGTGGAATTAAACGAGCATTGAGCTATTTTCCACACATTGAATTTATCAATGATGTTTCAAAAGAAGAATTTACCTGTATATTAAAACGGAAATAA
- a CDS encoding SDR family oxidoreductase yields the protein MRVLVTGDNGFISKNLISFLKEKLEFQVFSFSRDVTDENLDSLVKKSDFIFHLAGVNRPKEVSEFKNINVGVTEKICKSLRTTNRKIPIVFSSSIQAELNNDYGQSKLEAEKILLNLENETGSPVFIFRMPNVFGKWSKPNYNSVVATFCYNISHDLPIQINNPETEIILVYIDDVVEKFYSILKSPHDKKEDTVIHPQYKISLGELAKLLYKFRDSRKNLVTEKVGCGFVRSLYSTYMSYLEPENFKYTLPSYTDERGEFVEMLKTTDSGQFSFFTAKPGVTRGGHYHHTKTEKFLVIKGKAKFGFRHLITNENHTIYTSGDFPEIVETIPGWVHDITNVGEEEMIVMLWANEIFDRSKPDTYSQKVLV from the coding sequence ATGCGTGTTTTAGTAACCGGCGATAACGGATTTATATCTAAAAATTTAATTTCTTTCTTAAAGGAAAAATTAGAATTTCAAGTATTTTCTTTTTCTAGAGATGTTACTGATGAAAACTTGGACTCTCTTGTAAAAAAATCAGATTTTATTTTTCATCTTGCAGGTGTCAATAGACCAAAAGAAGTTAGTGAGTTTAAAAACATTAATGTAGGTGTCACAGAAAAAATCTGTAAGTCTCTACGAACTACAAATAGAAAGATTCCTATTGTGTTCTCGTCATCCATTCAAGCAGAGCTAAATAATGATTACGGTCAAAGTAAACTTGAGGCAGAAAAAATTTTATTAAATTTAGAAAATGAAACAGGCTCACCAGTTTTTATTTTTCGTATGCCCAATGTATTTGGTAAATGGTCTAAACCAAATTACAATTCTGTTGTAGCTACGTTTTGCTATAATATTTCCCATGATTTACCTATTCAGATTAATAATCCAGAAACTGAAATTATTCTTGTCTATATAGACGATGTAGTAGAAAAATTTTATTCTATACTGAAAAGCCCTCATGATAAAAAAGAGGATACTGTAATCCACCCTCAATACAAAATTAGTTTGGGAGAATTGGCAAAACTATTGTACAAATTTAGAGACAGTCGAAAAAACCTAGTTACTGAAAAGGTAGGCTGTGGGTTCGTGCGATCGTTGTACTCAACTTACATGAGTTATTTAGAGCCTGAAAATTTTAAATATACTCTTCCTTCTTATACAGATGAAAGAGGTGAGTTTGTTGAAATGTTGAAAACAACCGACTCAGGTCAGTTTTCTTTTTTTACCGCCAAGCCAGGCGTTACGAGGGGAGGCCACTACCACCATACGAAAACAGAAAAGTTTTTAGTGATAAAAGGAAAGGCTAAGTTTGGATTTAGACATCTCATTACAAATGAAAATCATACAATTTACACTTCGGGGGATTTTCCTGAAATCGTAGAGACCATTCCTGGTTGGGTTCACGACATCACAAACGTTGGTGAAGAAGAGATGATCGTAATGCTTTGGGCTAATGAAATTTTTGATCGGTCAAAACCTGACACTTATAGCCAAAAGGTTTTAGTATAA